The sequence ACGATATCTGAAAGTCCACTGATAATTCGATTTCTGGCAGGGAAAAACTGCGGCAGCGGCTTTGTCCCGATGGGCTGCTCTGATAAAATCCCGCCTTTTCTTTCCAGCTCCGTATACAGCTCAATGTGTTCTCTAGGGTAACAGACATCCACCCCGCACCCCAAAACCCCATAGGAATCTCCGCCTTCCTCCAATGCTCCTATCTGTCCGGCTCCATCAATCCCTTTTGCCATACCGCTTATGATCTGCGCTCCTGCACTTGCCAGTTTTTTTGCAAATTCCTTTGTCAATTGTCTCCCATAAGGACTGCATTCTCGTGCTCCTACAATCGCCACTGAAAGCCTGTCTTCTTTTGGCAGTCTCCCCTTTACATAAAGCGCATATGGCGGTGAACTGATTTGCTTTAATTTTTCCGGATAATCGCTGTGAAAAAACGGATAAAACTGAATTTTCTTCTGTTGCATCCTCTCATATTCTTCCTCCAAATCCCATGTTTCTATACTTTTCCGAATAATTTGAGCATCCTTTTCTTCCACTCCAAGTGCTTGTAAGCCTGTTTCTTCTATATAATATAACTCTTGTGCACTCACCAAGCGCTTACGAATTCTTTTCTTTTTCTGATTGCCAATTCCTTTTATATTTGCAAACCAATATTCATATTTCATCCTGTCACCTGCCCCAATATTTTTTATCCAATGTCCTGTATCCGATCGCCTCTCTCAAATGCGCCAAACCGATTTTCTCCTCGCCCGCCAAATCTGCAATTGTTCTGGCGACACAGAGGATTTTGTGATACATTCTCGCTGTGAGATTTAACTTTTCAAACGCCTGCCGCATCATCTTTTCCTCCTCGCTTCCAAGAATACAGTATCGCTTTATCTTCTCTGCATTCAACTGTGAATTTGTTGTAATCCCCTCCCCTTTATACCGTTCCTTTTGCCGTTCTCTTGCCATGATCACACGCTCTCGGATATCCTTTGAAGACTCTTCACGGGCTCCCTGTAAATCCTCGTAAGCCACACGTTCAGCCTCAACACAGATATCAATTCGATCCAATATCGGCTGACTGATCTTACTTAAATACGCTTGAATCTGAGTCGACGTACAAAGGCACTTATTCAAATCAGGATAGTTTCCACAAGGACATGGATTCATAGCCGCCACCAGCAAAAATTCTGCCGGGAAATGATACACTCCCCGATTTCTTATGATTTTTATAAAATGTTCCTCAAGTGGCTGTCTTAGCATTTCCAGCACCGGCTTTTGAAATTCTGCAATCTCATCCAAAAACAAAACACCTTTATCTGCCAAACTAATCTCTCCCGGCCGAGGTATCAGACCGCCCCCTATCAACGCAGACGTTGTCGTTGTATGATGTACCTCCCGAAATGGCCGTTCCAAAATCAATGGCTGGTTTGCATTCAATCCTCCAACAATACTGTAAAGCTTTGTCAATTCCATGCTTTCTTCTTTTGTCAGCGGTGGCAAAATCGTCGGTATCCGCTTTGCAATCATTGTTTTTCCAGCTCCCGGCGGTCCGATCATCAACATATTGTGGTTCCCTGCAACTGCCACCTCGGCCGCCCGCTTTGCAAGCTTTTGCCCTTTGATATCCTGATAATCCAATTCGTATGTATGCTCTCCTGCATCTCTCACCGTTCTTGTCTCCGTAGGATCTGCAGCAACGCCCTCATTGAGCACATCGCATGCCGCTTTTAAATTTTCCACTCCGATCACTTCAATTCC comes from Coprococcus phoceensis and encodes:
- a CDS encoding YifB family Mg chelatase-like AAA ATPase; the protein is MFSTVLSAALQGLQVEFIDVEADLSNGLPMFHMVGYLSSEVKEAGERVRTAIRNSGLVIPAKKIVVNLSPADVRKRGTAFDLPIAVSILASLGVVSQERLEKTVFVGELSLDGRVRSVPGILPIVLEAKKHGFQSCVVSKENESEGKLVEGIEVIGVENLKAACDVLNEGVAADPTETRTVRDAGEHTYELDYQDIKGQKLAKRAAEVAVAGNHNMLMIGPPGAGKTMIAKRIPTILPPLTKEESMELTKLYSIVGGLNANQPLILERPFREVHHTTTTSALIGGGLIPRPGEISLADKGVLFLDEIAEFQKPVLEMLRQPLEEHFIKIIRNRGVYHFPAEFLLVAAMNPCPCGNYPDLNKCLCTSTQIQAYLSKISQPILDRIDICVEAERVAYEDLQGAREESSKDIRERVIMARERQKERYKGEGITTNSQLNAEKIKRYCILGSEEEKMMRQAFEKLNLTARMYHKILCVARTIADLAGEEKIGLAHLREAIGYRTLDKKYWGR
- the dprA gene encoding DNA-processing protein DprA, giving the protein MKYEYWFANIKGIGNQKKKRIRKRLVSAQELYYIEETGLQALGVEEKDAQIIRKSIETWDLEEEYERMQQKKIQFYPFFHSDYPEKLKQISSPPYALYVKGRLPKEDRLSVAIVGARECSPYGRQLTKEFAKKLASAGAQIISGMAKGIDGAGQIGALEEGGDSYGVLGCGVDVCYPREHIELYTELERKGGILSEQPIGTKPLPQFFPARNRIISGLSDIVLVMEAKERSGSLITADMALEQGKDIYALPGPINSQLSRGCNRLIKQGAGILLSPEDLLEELSFVCEEKVKKLTENKIALESPENLVYSCLDLYPKNLNELADLTGLTIPALMDVLVSLELQGYIREFSKNHYVRLR